From the genome of Pantoea alfalfae, one region includes:
- a CDS encoding MgtC/SapB family protein, which produces MLMDMLIRIALAGILGGLIGLERQMRAKEAGLRTHILVGIGSAMFMLVSKYGFADMLSSDHVALDPSRIAAQVVSGMGFLGAGTIMIQKQVVKGLTTAAGLWVTAAIGLVIGSGMYEIGIYGTVLALVVLEVFRRLSHLLIGKHHTLLVFLKPKSVPLVLLVMQREGIRYGNVTVINRDEESGLCELSVQVTLSRKSNDAYLYDKVMEIKGVQSLEMM; this is translated from the coding sequence ATGTTAATGGATATGTTAATTCGCATAGCGCTGGCCGGTATTCTCGGCGGCCTGATAGGCCTGGAGCGGCAGATGCGGGCTAAAGAAGCGGGATTACGTACGCATATTCTGGTCGGTATCGGCAGTGCCATGTTTATGCTGGTGTCGAAATATGGCTTCGCCGACATGCTCAGCAGCGACCACGTAGCACTGGACCCCAGCCGTATTGCCGCTCAGGTGGTCAGCGGAATGGGCTTTCTTGGCGCGGGCACCATTATGATCCAGAAGCAGGTGGTGAAGGGTTTAACCACGGCGGCCGGCCTGTGGGTAACGGCAGCGATTGGTCTGGTAATCGGCAGCGGCATGTATGAGATCGGCATCTATGGCACGGTGCTGGCGCTGGTCGTGCTGGAAGTGTTTCGCCGCCTCAGTCATCTTTTAATCGGCAAACACCATACACTGCTGGTTTTTCTTAAGCCTAAAAGCGTGCCGCTGGTATTGCTGGTCATGCAGCGGGAAGGCATACGCTACGGCAATGTGACGGTGATTAATCGTGATGAAGAGAGCGGTCTTTGTGAACTCAGTGTCCAGGTGACGCTTTCCCGCAAATCAAACGATGCGTACCTTTATGATAAGGTTATGGAGATCAAGGGCGTTCAGTCGCTGGAAATGATGTGA
- a CDS encoding putative hemolysin has translation MKAATFLLAGAALLLSACSSNSDDNEPPQQATAAHIQPRVVMSSLAESTCSNAGGTLAFSHQLDGSRVGMCQLVNGRRCDEQALIGGNCAR, from the coding sequence ATGAAAGCAGCCACCTTTTTGCTGGCCGGTGCCGCGCTATTACTCTCTGCCTGTAGCAGCAACAGTGATGATAACGAGCCACCGCAACAAGCCACCGCCGCCCATATCCAGCCACGGGTGGTGATGTCTTCCCTGGCAGAAAGCACCTGTTCGAATGCAGGCGGAACGCTGGCATTTTCGCATCAGCTGGATGGCTCGCGCGTGGGAATGTGTCAGTTAGTGAATGGACGCCGCTGTGATGAGCAGGCGTTGATTGGCGGGAATTGCGCGCGCTGA
- a CDS encoding YdbH family protein, protein MAFMPRIFRRRLAAILAVILLLLGLILTVTQWLPRLAGIWLPDGTRIALSGAPRWREGGLWLPQIRYLAGDCSLATVKAVSLGWHQSRWKLNAEALTLDSACLQQLPASNSTAAPKTLAEWQAMLPGADVHLGKLIVTPWQTYAGALDLTLEKDRQQLSYQGDNLQLAATLTGQQLAIRRLTLTHPALPDPVTLSGHLALPTFATDLPVNGDVTGQLALDALPHPLKLTLNWQQQQGELRVAMAEVTRPLLRLPWQISRDQIRIEKGEYFWPLEAQPLSGFVNLTLDNWQSGLESSQISGRVNLLTQGRGGKGNVVLGIGPGNLSLTNSNLPFQLTGESKLAALQLYGSIPGVLSGSLLDPQLVLQPKSLLRLRGRLLSTLEVDEARWPLAGVRLSSQGIDGRLQAILNAHDASFGRFWLHLDGRATDFWPDKGEWNWRYWGGGEMLPLQARWDVKGTGGWHDTLIHLDTLSAGFNQLAYGSVNIAKPRLTLTAPVDWQRDAAHPAFNGHFRLQAGETRFSYGGHLADSMLDFEAKGRDPGYFLWRGELKAGKVGPLRVNGRWDGERLRGQAWWPAQSLTVFQPLLSPDMKMQIQGGSLQAQVAFSAASDQGFQAGGHWTVRQGSVWTPDSQVNGIDFSLPFRFHDQQWQFGQHGPVSLRIAEVKNQFAMQNIRADLQGNWPWSEQAPLTLQDVSLDLLGGQITLPSLRMPQHEPARVSLRQISLSELVTALKPKQFAMSGKVNGELPLWLNNPRWLVEKGWIANSGPLTFRLDKDMADAITGNNVATGAALDWLRYMEVSRSWATINLDNLGDLTMEAQVQGVSQFSNRRQTVNLNYHHQENLFQLWRSLRFGDNLQSWLEQHATLPSNKDTSP, encoded by the coding sequence ATGGCTTTTATGCCACGGATTTTCCGGCGACGGCTGGCGGCCATTCTGGCGGTTATCCTGCTTCTGCTCGGCCTGATCTTAACTGTGACGCAATGGCTGCCGCGGCTGGCCGGCATCTGGCTGCCTGACGGGACGCGCATTGCGTTGTCAGGCGCACCCCGCTGGCGTGAAGGTGGCCTGTGGTTACCTCAGATCCGTTATCTCGCTGGCGATTGCTCACTGGCCACCGTAAAGGCGGTGTCACTGGGCTGGCATCAGTCACGCTGGAAACTCAATGCTGAAGCGCTGACGCTGGATAGCGCCTGCCTGCAACAATTACCTGCCAGTAACAGTACGGCTGCGCCCAAAACGCTGGCCGAATGGCAGGCAATGCTGCCTGGCGCCGACGTTCATCTGGGCAAATTAATCGTTACGCCGTGGCAGACGTATGCGGGCGCGCTGGATCTGACGCTGGAAAAAGATCGCCAGCAACTCAGTTACCAGGGCGATAATCTGCAGCTGGCGGCCACGCTGACCGGTCAGCAGCTCGCTATCCGTCGCCTGACGCTCACCCATCCTGCACTGCCTGACCCCGTCACGCTGAGTGGTCATCTGGCGTTACCCACCTTTGCCACTGATCTGCCGGTGAACGGCGATGTGACCGGACAGCTGGCGCTGGACGCGCTGCCGCATCCCCTGAAGCTGACGCTTAACTGGCAGCAGCAGCAGGGCGAGCTACGCGTGGCAATGGCCGAAGTGACCAGGCCGCTTCTCAGACTGCCGTGGCAGATCAGCCGCGATCAGATTCGGATTGAAAAGGGCGAATACTTCTGGCCGCTGGAGGCTCAGCCGCTATCAGGGTTTGTTAACCTGACGCTGGATAACTGGCAGTCTGGCCTTGAAAGTAGCCAGATTAGCGGTCGCGTTAACCTGCTGACCCAGGGACGCGGCGGCAAGGGCAACGTGGTGCTGGGCATAGGTCCTGGTAACCTCAGCCTGACCAACAGCAACCTTCCCTTTCAGTTGACCGGTGAAAGCAAACTGGCCGCTCTGCAACTTTATGGCTCGATTCCTGGTGTGCTCAGTGGATCGCTACTCGATCCTCAGCTGGTGCTGCAACCTAAATCGCTGCTGCGTCTGCGCGGTCGGCTGCTGTCAACGCTGGAAGTGGACGAGGCGCGCTGGCCGCTGGCGGGTGTGCGGCTCTCCTCACAGGGCATTGATGGTCGCCTGCAGGCGATTCTCAACGCACACGATGCCAGTTTTGGCCGCTTCTGGCTGCATCTCGATGGTCGCGCCACAGACTTCTGGCCCGATAAGGGCGAATGGAACTGGCGCTACTGGGGCGGAGGCGAGATGCTGCCGCTGCAGGCGCGCTGGGATGTTAAAGGAACCGGTGGCTGGCACGATACGCTGATCCATCTTGACACCCTGTCTGCCGGCTTTAATCAGCTGGCGTACGGCAGCGTCAACATAGCAAAACCGCGTCTGACGCTGACTGCACCGGTAGACTGGCAGCGTGATGCGGCGCATCCGGCGTTCAATGGGCATTTCCGCCTGCAGGCAGGAGAGACCCGCTTCAGCTATGGCGGACATCTGGCAGATTCCATGCTCGACTTTGAGGCTAAAGGTCGTGATCCCGGCTATTTCCTCTGGCGGGGCGAGTTAAAAGCGGGCAAGGTCGGCCCGCTGCGTGTGAATGGTCGCTGGGACGGCGAACGGTTACGCGGCCAGGCCTGGTGGCCCGCTCAGTCGCTGACAGTATTTCAGCCACTGCTCAGCCCCGACATGAAAATGCAGATTCAGGGCGGCAGTCTGCAGGCACAGGTCGCTTTTTCCGCCGCCAGCGATCAGGGCTTCCAGGCCGGAGGCCACTGGACGGTCAGACAGGGCAGCGTCTGGACGCCTGACAGCCAGGTGAACGGTATCGACTTCTCGCTGCCGTTCCGATTTCATGATCAGCAGTGGCAGTTTGGGCAGCACGGCCCGGTATCACTGCGCATTGCCGAGGTTAAGAACCAGTTTGCGATGCAGAACATTCGCGCCGACCTGCAGGGGAACTGGCCATGGTCTGAACAGGCGCCGCTGACGCTGCAGGATGTCAGCCTCGATCTGCTGGGCGGACAAATCACGCTGCCATCCCTGCGTATGCCTCAGCATGAGCCAGCCCGGGTGTCGCTGCGTCAAATCAGCCTCAGCGAACTTGTCACGGCGCTGAAGCCTAAACAGTTCGCCATGTCGGGCAAGGTTAACGGTGAGCTTCCGCTGTGGCTCAATAACCCACGCTGGCTGGTGGAGAAAGGGTGGATTGCCAACAGCGGTCCGCTGACCTTCCGGCTGGATAAAGATATGGCAGATGCCATTACCGGCAATAACGTGGCGACGGGCGCCGCGCTGGACTGGTTACGCTATATGGAAGTCTCCCGCAGCTGGGCCACGATCAATCTGGATAATCTTGGCGACCTCACTATGGAGGCGCAGGTGCAGGGCGTGAGCCAGTTCAGTAACCGTCGTCAGACGGTTAATCTCAACTATCATCATCAGGAAAACCTGTTTCAGCTCTGGCGCAGCCTGCGCTTTGGCGATAATTTGCAATCCTGGTTAGAGCAACATGCGACTTTGCCATCGAACAAGGACACTTCACCATGA
- a CDS encoding 2-hydroxyacid dehydrogenase, whose translation MKIAVYSTKHYDQKYLEQVNQQFGFELVFYDFLLSESTAKTAVGCDAVCIFVNDDGSRPVLEELAGLGVKYIALRCAGFNNVDLAAAKELGLEVVRVPAYSPEAVAEHTIGLMMTLNRRIHRAYQRTRDANFSLDGLTGFNMHNKTAGVIGTGKIGIATMRILKGFGMRLLAFDPYPSEQALELGAEYVDLKTLFAESHVITLHCPLTPENHHLLNADAFKQMRDGVMIINTSRGGLIDSQAAIDALKQQKIGALGMDVYENERELFFEDKSNDVIQDDVFRRLSACHNVLFTGHQAFLTAEALTAISETTLSNLSQLDRGENCPNRLSA comes from the coding sequence ATGAAGATCGCGGTTTACAGCACTAAACATTACGATCAGAAATACCTTGAGCAGGTCAATCAGCAGTTCGGCTTTGAACTGGTGTTTTATGACTTTTTACTCTCTGAAAGCACGGCTAAAACCGCTGTGGGTTGCGATGCCGTCTGCATCTTTGTTAACGATGACGGCAGCCGTCCGGTACTGGAAGAACTGGCCGGACTGGGTGTGAAATACATCGCGCTGCGCTGTGCCGGTTTCAATAATGTCGATCTGGCTGCGGCGAAAGAGCTGGGTCTGGAAGTCGTCCGGGTTCCAGCCTACTCACCAGAAGCGGTGGCTGAACATACGATCGGCCTGATGATGACCCTGAACCGCCGTATTCATCGCGCTTATCAGCGTACCCGTGACGCGAACTTTTCGCTCGATGGGCTGACCGGCTTCAATATGCACAACAAAACTGCGGGCGTTATCGGCACCGGTAAAATCGGGATTGCGACGATGCGCATTCTGAAAGGTTTTGGTATGCGGTTGCTGGCGTTTGATCCTTACCCAAGCGAACAGGCACTGGAGCTGGGCGCGGAATATGTCGATCTGAAGACGCTGTTCGCTGAATCTCACGTCATCACGTTGCACTGCCCGCTGACGCCGGAGAATCATCATCTGCTTAACGCCGACGCGTTTAAACAGATGCGCGATGGCGTCATGATTATCAATACCAGTCGCGGTGGTCTGATTGATTCACAGGCGGCCATTGACGCGCTAAAACAGCAGAAAATCGGCGCGCTTGGCATGGATGTCTACGAGAATGAACGCGAACTGTTCTTTGAAGATAAGTCGAATGATGTGATTCAGGACGACGTATTCCGTCGTCTGTCAGCGTGCCATAACGTTTTGTTCACTGGCCATCAGGCGTTTTTAACCGCAGAAGCGCTGACCGCCATTTCTGAAACGACGCTGAGTAATCTCAGCCAGCTCGATCGGGGTGAAAACTGCCCGAACCGACTCTCAGCCTGA
- a CDS encoding YdbL family protein, translated as MKRISAALFLALAIAQPAWALTLDEARQSGRAGETLSGYLAARSQDSETLALVQRINAGRQQEYQRLAEQNNLSTADIASIAGQKLVGRAAAGEYVRGINGQWLRKVAQSSQ; from the coding sequence ATGAAACGCATAAGCGCGGCGCTGTTCCTCGCCCTGGCGATAGCTCAGCCTGCCTGGGCACTGACGCTCGATGAGGCGCGGCAATCGGGCCGGGCAGGTGAAACGCTTTCCGGCTATCTGGCGGCACGTTCGCAGGACAGTGAAACGCTGGCGCTGGTGCAGCGGATTAATGCCGGACGTCAGCAGGAGTATCAGCGGCTGGCAGAGCAGAATAATCTCTCCACGGCTGACATCGCCAGTATTGCCGGACAGAAGCTGGTGGGCCGTGCGGCAGCGGGAGAATATGTGCGCGGCATTAACGGTCAGTGGCTGAGAAAAGTGGCACAGAGCAGTCAGTAA
- a CDS encoding FMN-dependent NADH-azoreductase: MTKVLVLKSSILAGYSQSSQLADFYVEQAKAQGKEVTVRDLAANPIPVLDGELVGAMRPSEAPLSPRQQEALDLSDELIAELQAHDEVVIAAPMYNFNIPTQLKNYFDLIARAGVTFRYTEAGPEGLVKGKKAVVISSRGGIHKDTPTDLLTPYVKLFLGFIGITDVEFVFAEGIAYGPEVASKATAEAKDAIKQIVTA; the protein is encoded by the coding sequence ATGACCAAAGTTTTAGTTCTGAAATCAAGCATCCTTGCAGGCTACTCACAGTCAAGCCAGCTCGCTGACTTCTACGTTGAACAGGCAAAGGCACAGGGTAAAGAAGTCACTGTACGTGATCTGGCCGCTAACCCGATTCCGGTTCTGGATGGTGAGTTAGTGGGTGCAATGCGCCCATCCGAAGCGCCACTGTCACCACGTCAGCAGGAAGCACTGGACCTGTCCGATGAACTGATTGCAGAACTGCAGGCTCATGATGAAGTGGTGATTGCCGCGCCAATGTACAACTTCAACATCCCGACGCAGCTGAAAAACTATTTCGACCTGATTGCCCGTGCTGGCGTGACGTTCCGCTACACCGAAGCAGGTCCGGAAGGTCTGGTTAAAGGCAAAAAGGCTGTGGTGATCTCCAGCCGTGGCGGCATTCATAAAGATACCCCAACCGATCTTCTTACCCCATACGTTAAGCTGTTCCTGGGCTTCATCGGCATCACTGACGTTGAGTTCGTGTTTGCTGAAGGCATCGCTTACGGTCCTGAAGTGGCCAGCAAAGCGACCGCTGAAGCGAAAGACGCTATTAAGCAGATCGTGACGGCATAA
- the ttcA gene encoding tRNA 2-thiocytidine(32) synthetase TtcA: MQDNQTVDKKEQYNLNKLQKRLRRNVGEAIADFNMIEEGDRIMVCLSGGKDSYTMLEILRSLQKSAPVNFSLIAVNLDQKQPGFPEHILPQYLESQGVEYRIVEEDTYSIVKDKVPEGKTTCSLCSRLRRGILYRVATELGCTKIALGHHRDDILQTLFLNMFYGGKLKGMPPKLMSDDGKQIVIRPLAYCREKDIIRFSEARQFPIIPCNLCGSQPNLQRQVVADMLRDWDKRYPGRIETMFSAMQNVVPSHLADVNLFDFKGIKHGDAVVDGGDLAFDRETLPSQPVGWRVDEDDAPDISVRLDVLQIK, translated from the coding sequence ATGCAAGATAATCAAACGGTTGACAAGAAAGAGCAGTACAACCTGAATAAACTGCAGAAGCGTTTGCGTCGTAATGTCGGCGAAGCGATTGCAGATTTTAATATGATTGAAGAAGGTGACCGCATCATGGTCTGCCTGTCGGGCGGTAAAGACAGCTACACCATGCTGGAAATTTTACGCAGTCTGCAAAAAAGCGCACCGGTCAACTTCAGCCTGATTGCCGTCAATCTCGACCAGAAACAGCCGGGCTTCCCTGAGCACATCCTGCCGCAATATCTTGAGTCGCAGGGTGTTGAGTACCGGATTGTCGAAGAAGATACCTACTCCATCGTCAAAGATAAGGTACCTGAGGGCAAAACCACCTGCTCACTCTGCTCGCGCCTGCGCCGTGGCATTCTCTATCGCGTCGCGACAGAACTTGGTTGTACTAAAATTGCGCTGGGCCACCATCGCGATGACATCCTGCAGACGCTGTTCCTGAATATGTTCTACGGTGGAAAACTGAAAGGGATGCCGCCAAAGCTGATGAGCGACGATGGTAAGCAGATTGTGATCCGTCCACTGGCCTACTGCCGTGAGAAAGATATCATTCGTTTCTCCGAAGCACGTCAGTTCCCGATTATCCCGTGCAACCTTTGCGGTTCTCAGCCGAACCTGCAGCGTCAGGTGGTAGCCGATATGCTGCGTGACTGGGATAAGCGCTATCCTGGCCGCATCGAAACCATGTTCAGCGCGATGCAAAACGTGGTGCCGTCGCACCTGGCCGATGTCAATCTGTTCGATTTTAAAGGCATCAAACATGGCGATGCAGTCGTTGATGGCGGCGATCTCGCCTTTGACCGGGAAACGCTGCCATCACAGCCTGTCGGCTGGCGGGTCGATGAAGACGATGCACCCGATATCAGCGTGCGTCTGGATGTACTACAGATTAAATAA
- the zntB gene encoding zinc transporter ZntB — MDVIEGKALQVSDAIISCQLDGKGGMIPIAEDEVIQCEQPCWLHLNYTHRKSAEWLQSTPQIPDAVRDALAGDSMRPRVSRLGDGFMIVLRSVNHNTDARRDQLVVMRVFINDKLIVSTRRRKVSAVDEVLTDLQNGNGPIDCGSWLVDVCDALTDHTSEFIEELHDKIIELEDALLDQRMPARGELGLLRKQLIVMRRYMAPQRDVYARLASEKLAWMDDSERRRMQEIADRLGRGLDDLDAGVARTAILADEVASAMAESMNRRTYTMSLMAMIFLPATFLTGLFGVNLGGIPGGEWKYGFSIFCLLLVALAVGVAGYLRKRHWL; from the coding sequence GTGGACGTTATTGAAGGAAAAGCATTACAGGTTTCAGATGCCATCATTTCCTGCCAGCTGGATGGCAAGGGGGGAATGATCCCGATTGCTGAAGATGAAGTCATCCAGTGTGAGCAGCCCTGCTGGCTGCATCTGAACTATACCCATCGCAAGAGCGCCGAATGGCTGCAGTCCACGCCACAAATCCCCGATGCTGTGCGTGACGCGTTAGCGGGCGACAGCATGCGTCCCCGCGTGAGCAGGCTGGGCGACGGATTTATGATTGTGCTGCGCAGCGTTAACCACAACACCGATGCACGTCGCGACCAGCTGGTGGTCATGCGGGTGTTTATCAACGATAAGCTCATCGTCTCCACCCGGCGGCGCAAAGTTTCTGCCGTCGATGAAGTGCTCACCGATTTGCAAAACGGCAATGGCCCGATTGACTGCGGCAGCTGGCTGGTGGATGTCTGTGATGCGCTGACCGATCACACCAGCGAATTTATTGAAGAGTTACATGACAAAATTATCGAGCTGGAGGATGCGCTGCTCGATCAGCGGATGCCCGCGCGCGGCGAGCTGGGCCTGCTACGCAAACAGCTGATTGTGATGCGGCGTTATATGGCCCCTCAGCGCGATGTCTATGCCAGGCTGGCCAGTGAAAAACTGGCCTGGATGGATGACAGTGAACGCCGCCGGATGCAGGAAATTGCCGACCGTCTGGGGCGCGGGCTGGATGATCTGGATGCAGGCGTGGCGCGCACTGCGATTCTGGCTGATGAGGTCGCCTCTGCGATGGCGGAGTCGATGAACCGCCGCACCTATACCATGTCACTGATGGCGATGATCTTTCTGCCCGCCACGTTCCTGACCGGCCTGTTTGGTGTCAATCTGGGCGGCATTCCGGGCGGCGAATGGAAATATGGTTTTTCAATCTTCTGTCTGCTGCTGGTGGCACTGGCAGTAGGGGTCGCAGGTTATCTGCGTAAACGGCACTGGCTCTGA
- a CDS encoding YnbE family lipoprotein: protein MSLRALLVLAAGLLSIGCVPRIEVTAPKDPITINMNVKIEHEIHIKVDKDVEALLKNQSGLF, encoded by the coding sequence ATGAGCCTGAGGGCACTACTGGTTCTGGCAGCCGGACTGCTGAGCATCGGCTGCGTGCCGCGCATTGAAGTCACGGCACCCAAAGATCCCATCACCATCAATATGAACGTGAAAATCGAACATGAGATCCACATCAAAGTCGATAAAGATGTGGAAGCGTTACTGAAAAACCAGAGCGGTCTGTTCTGA
- a CDS encoding peptide ABC transporter substrate-binding protein, producing the protein MVKTFRMTLAAISLSSVITPAIAANPPAGAQLAEQQQIVRHIKDEPASLDPLKAVGLPEIQVIRDLFEGLTNQDAQGKIVPGVAQSWSSSDNKTWVFTLRNNARWSNGDQVTAQDFVSSWQRLVAPENSSPFAWFAGLSGIENAAAITKGEMTPDKLGVVAQGKTQLKVTLDRPVPWFPALVANVALFPVPQKTIAQEGDSWTAPGKLVGNGAYQLSERVVNEKIVLIRNPDYWDDAHSVLTKVTFVPINEESSATKRYRANDVDITESFPKNMYAMLKKTLPGEVYTPDQLGTYYYAFNTQKGPTADVRVRKALSWSIDRKVIAEKVLGTGEKPAWHFTPDVTAGFKPLPTFMQQHDQNTLNAQAKALLAAAGYGPAKPLKLKLLYNTSESHQKIAIAVASMWKKNLGVDVTLENQEWKTYIDSRNSGNFDVIRASWVGDYNEPSTFLNLLTSGNSSNISRFSNADYDAAIAKASKETNDQARNSDYNRAEQILAEQTPIAPIYQYTNGRLIKPWVKGYPITNPEDVAYSRELWIEKH; encoded by the coding sequence ATGGTTAAGACCTTTCGCATGACGCTGGCAGCAATCAGTCTGAGCAGTGTTATCACACCCGCTATCGCGGCGAATCCACCCGCTGGCGCACAGCTGGCTGAACAGCAGCAGATCGTTCGCCACATTAAAGATGAACCCGCTTCACTTGATCCGCTTAAAGCAGTCGGACTGCCGGAAATTCAGGTGATTCGCGATCTGTTTGAAGGCCTGACCAATCAGGATGCGCAGGGCAAAATTGTGCCGGGCGTGGCGCAGAGCTGGAGCAGTAGCGACAACAAAACCTGGGTCTTCACCCTGCGCAATAACGCGCGCTGGTCAAACGGCGATCAGGTTACCGCACAGGACTTTGTCTCCAGCTGGCAGCGCCTGGTCGCTCCTGAAAACAGTTCGCCCTTTGCCTGGTTCGCGGGTTTAAGCGGCATTGAAAATGCGGCAGCCATTACCAAAGGCGAAATGACGCCCGATAAGCTGGGTGTGGTCGCTCAGGGTAAAACGCAGCTGAAAGTGACGCTGGATCGTCCGGTGCCGTGGTTCCCGGCGCTGGTGGCTAACGTCGCGCTCTTCCCGGTTCCTCAGAAGACGATTGCGCAGGAGGGCGACAGCTGGACGGCACCCGGCAAACTGGTGGGCAACGGTGCCTATCAGCTCAGTGAGCGGGTCGTAAATGAAAAAATCGTCCTGATCCGTAATCCGGACTACTGGGATGATGCGCATTCGGTGCTGACAAAAGTGACCTTTGTCCCGATCAATGAAGAGTCGAGCGCCACTAAGCGCTATCGCGCAAATGATGTCGATATCACCGAATCCTTCCCTAAGAATATGTATGCGATGTTGAAAAAAACATTGCCGGGTGAGGTCTACACACCTGACCAGTTAGGCACCTATTACTATGCTTTTAACACGCAGAAGGGGCCGACTGCCGATGTGCGGGTCCGCAAAGCGCTTTCATGGTCTATCGATCGCAAAGTCATTGCTGAAAAAGTGCTGGGCACCGGTGAGAAGCCGGCGTGGCACTTTACACCAGATGTAACAGCAGGCTTTAAGCCATTGCCCACTTTCATGCAGCAGCACGATCAGAACACCCTGAACGCGCAGGCGAAAGCGCTGCTCGCCGCCGCCGGTTATGGCCCCGCTAAGCCGCTCAAACTTAAGTTGCTCTACAACACCTCTGAGAGTCATCAGAAAATTGCGATTGCTGTGGCCTCGATGTGGAAAAAGAACCTCGGGGTAGATGTCACGCTGGAGAATCAGGAGTGGAAAACCTATATCGACAGCCGTAATAGCGGGAACTTTGATGTGATTCGTGCTTCGTGGGTGGGTGACTACAATGAGCCATCTACCTTCCTGAATCTTCTGACCTCAGGCAACAGCAGTAATATTTCGCGTTTCAGCAACGCGGATTATGATGCGGCCATCGCCAAAGCCAGCAAAGAGACAAATGACCAGGCGCGCAACAGCGACTACAACCGGGCGGAGCAGATCCTGGCTGAACAGACGCCCATTGCCCCTATCTATCAGTACACTAATGGCCGCCTGATTAAACCCTGGGTCAAAGGCTACCCCATCACCAATCCTGAAGACGTCGCCTACAGCCGTGAACTCTGGATTGAAAAGCACTAA